The region ggttagagttccggttagtactcaagttcagttgtgtgttaggtcgagtgcgtgttcgacccagtatggaaagtgttgtaagactacgggggtagccgtagcattcactagcattcagatagtttggaaagtgttgtaagactacgggggtagccgtagcattcactagcagtcagatagtttggaaagtgttgtaagactacgggggtagccatagcattcactagtagtcaaatagtatggaaagtgttgtaagactacgggggtagccatagcattcactagtgatcaggtagtatggaaagtgttgtaagtctgcgggtgtagacGTAGTATTCACAAGCAGTCAGATAgcgatagagtgttgtaagtctacgggtgtagccgtagcattcactaggttggtagatagcataagtgcgttgttaggacgcggaaggaacagtagtacccaccagttcaggtgcagcagtgaggatatggaaatccacagatTGGATTTTGGGATTACCcaatggattagatctggttgagccaaCGATATGACAGTTGGAACGTCACTGCAGTTATGGGATCAGGAAAGCAATGGATTGTATAAGATTGCTTGTGGTATAAGGCTACCATCGGTTAGATGGcgatcacttttagccttggatttgatgatgacaagattcgacgcatggacccgatcggttgggtcaggaggttgttagaaccacagtggcatgataactagtggcaactagttcccgAGAAGGATTTCGTTTAGAAGTCGTGTGAGACGACCAAGTGGGAGCCATTTTAGCTCGGCGACCAGGCTGGGACCCGGTAAATTCAGATGACGGATGGATGAATTGAGACTACACAGGTCTCGTTAGATTTTGGAAAGCAACCATGTGGcaacatactgcttcaggcagttcagtgttcagacAGTTTTAGCATTTGGGCAGTGTTAGTATTTTCATTTCAGGTTGCAAATACGGACGGAATAACTGGTTGATTGGGAAGTGGTAAGTCACTTGCAACGAGATTATCTGAGTTTTGGACAAGTATAAGTGAATCACAGGGATAAGTGGATCTGTGATTCTGTTTTTCTAGTGGGAGCCCTGAGTTATCAGGAGATGAGTAGGTAGCAAAGAGACAAGTGGACTGGATTCAACAATAATGATTCAGTAAAAGTGGTCTGTCAGGGATCCAGGCCATCTCGAGACAGCAGAATTCAGATgagtagatgtgatcttgttgcgAGGAATTAGTTCGCATGTAGATTGTAGGGCTTTACGAGGATTGGTCATGgataccctgggaaggctagggtgtgcccagaATGGTGACCATGATACTAGAGTGGTTGGGTGTGTAAGGAAggataaggaatgatttcgaggacgaaatctaatttaagtgggggagagttgtaacacccgtttatttattagttaaataaattaattaatgaacgaatggtagcctaaaataaataattatatatgcaggGTGTTGGGTTCGAGGAGTTAATTGCCACATTTCTATAAGTCGGGAGTTAATAGTGTGTGTTTGGGaaccattttataaatatttatgaagacaggggGCTCTGTGGTAATTACTTGAaattaatttaaaaggaaatgaggtggaggggttgattatgtcataattaagatattgggGGCTGTTTGGTAACTTTTATACCTAAGTTGTAAGGATTTTAAGGCTGAGGGTCTAAACAGTAAATTTCAGATCTTGGTTGAAAAGTTTCTCATGGGGAGGGACTAAACTCGTCAATTGAGTAAAGGCTTATGTTTGATGGGAGCGGGACTTTAACCCGACATATTTCTTCCCTCCTATTGTATTGCTAAAGAGTAACCCTAGATCGTCACTTCCCTAGCCGCCGCAACCATTGGAACGAGTTCAACCGCAGCTACCTCGCTAAGGATCGTTGTCGTCGCAGCCCCGCTACCGGAAACGACGTGTTCATCGAGATGGCAGCCAAGACCGACGATCGAGTGGGGTTTTGCTGCTGCGAGGGTCGTGAGTGACCGTAAAATCGATGGTAAGCCCATCTGCCGCCTCTCCCTTTCTTCGCCTTCGCTATTCTCGGTGATTCGGCACCGTATACGCCGGTTGCTGCCGCCAGCAGCCCTTTAGTCGCCGTTTTGGGCCGCTGCCGCCATTGGTCGCCGTTTCTGTGACATTCCGGCGATGTGTTGCCGCCTTATAGGTGGTTGAATGCATGAGTGTTCGCTTTAGGGGTCATTTTAGAAGCTTATAATGAAGCAGCGTACGTTTTGTGGGCAGGAATCAAGagaccaccgccaccaccgtaaggtggtggctgtcaTCGCAAACCACCGGTGTTCGTTGCTGCTGTCCGCCATATCATGTTATCACCACCGCCGGATGCCACCAAGTGGGTGGCTGGATCTATTTCACAAGCTACTATCAGTAGTGTGTGTATGCGTGTTTTGTTTGGCTGGAAAATCGAGAATGGCCACCACCGCCACCGTgagatggtggctgccgccatgtgccgccggtgtgtgtgtgtgtgtgtatgtttattttagtataatgtgtgtgtgtgtgtgtgttatttcgtgagttcattgtaaattgtaaaaaatggaataatggaaagaagttgaaaaccaccaccttagggtggtggctgccgccactggCCGCCGTgccgggtggcggtgtgcctcgttGTTTGGTGACTTGTTTTTGGTGTTTGGACAAGGcacataaaccctaatgggcctaatacaCCTTAATGGGCCCAAAAAAGCTTAATGGACATAAAAGCCCAAACATTTGATTAATGGGcttaaggaaaccctaatgggtctaatggacccTAGTTAACCCAAAGAGACCCTAATGGGCCCAGTTAGGCCCAtagtgacctaaaagcccaactaATGGGCTAATGGGCTAGTGTTGGGTTTGGAAAACCTTAAGGGCATAAAACCCTAATCgggacacacacgagaattatttaatagtttgaaatattaaataataatcattggcaaagactaatctaagcaatataggacttaatggattaagtccttggtggattaagtccttaatgggttaagtaggacacttaaccctaatcatcatgtTATGTGAAAACCTAATCCCACTTGGGTTTATAGTTAGGCCTTTTATCGGGCTTTGATGATTGAGataataatgggccatccaaaaacAAACAATTAGGCTTggataatttaatgggcctagggtaaggcctatGTAAGGGGTTTAGGCGcaattttgggccttaatgattatataatgttgggccttagaataagactatgtataggcttgggcccaatttagaaaattgggccatatgatgGGCTTTGACTTATAGTTGActttttgggcctatggattgggccttgggcttgaatgagccaagcttggggtaatgtagtaattatccaaagagtGTACTattggttatgtgttgggacccaattattaattgggtgatgttttgatatcgacagatcgggaatctgtcatccagcagctggggtcgagtctgcgggacttcagcagtgtggggttgagtctacgggacttcagcagtgcgaggtgagttaccttccagtagcggtgggtctacggccacaatgccggcccatcagTAGgatttgtatgattagatgattgtctatgtgatattcatctaggttggcTACTACcggatatgtttatgtgttagtatgatataatgctatgtgctagtgatagtaggggagatagtccccagagtaccggtcgatagggccgaaggggtagtcatgcccagccatgctagatagattatgtgatatgtgttatgtggtagtagtaggggtgaaatagtccccagtatccggtcgagacgaccgaaggggagaccagcacccagatatgctagtcagtatccggtcgagaggactgtaacgcctgtgtttccgggcttgccatatttagcaatataatagtctaggttaacctttgtaacccgttttgaaataataagaatgtattatttgagtattatgtgttttgtgcttaattgcttaattatgtggtctgattaattaagaataaaaaaataagcgtcaaaatttaagtgtaaaataaacttaatatctttggttaatgttgtagtagtcgaaacgaggtttccgaatatatatagaacgcccaaatctgacttcgtatgaggaagttatgatttatcgaagttccggcttagcggtatacagcctgaaatactcgaattgagatcgagcggttgttagccgaagcaatctaaatgagaatcgaagatctcgttgttggtatcgaagcgataaaaagttaggcgagaacggacgtcaaacgaagaagttatgaatttataacgaaagtttctgtcgcggcctattaaaaaataagtaataaaaataaagtcaaaattagccgacggagtctaaacgaaagtcgtagagcatggtctcacctttccgtggatataaagaacgtcgaaaacggagttcgtatgaagaagttatgaatttccgaagtttattaatcattttgtatttaaatttaaatcaaaattcggaagcattatccgaaggagtcaccgatctgatccgaggtacgccccgcgtactccgagggatgtcgacactcgcactcgagcacttcggatacgtaagcaatgacgttttgggcagtacgccccacgtaacgcagtacgccctgcgtactccgaggctccagcctctataaaaggggatccgaaggcagccataattcttgttcattttcttctcttctctctagtcttttgcatcgtttttcgtgccgaagctaccccgaagtcccggtatcatactctagccccgaggcaagtcccgagatcccgaagatcccgagaagcgcggttcccgagtcgaagctctgcccgcgagaagttcgattttcgaggagatcttccagatctgctgtggattactacttctataagccgcagtgctgtcggatcgtcttctgatcaagtgagtgtgtagttatttcttctaatacaataatacgaagtattttatataaaaatacgtgctatgtgtatatatttggttgtgttatgtgtgaatgagtattcactctcttctatcttatagatctgcttatttctttatgagatatgtgttatgtgtgtgtgtgcctcatctgttatgtgatatatgtgttgattaaagcatgctatacaggttttctttaaactacgtatgaaaatatatattttatctactaatatgttgggtagaacatgggtagatagttggtgtgtaataaacagatgagaggcctcgatgttgttgttgttgttgatctagttattcaacggagtatggataacgaccacggactctttctagacagtccagtggaacgctagcaggttcataacctgtaggtgttgtgaacgatgtgttcaccggtgtactctatccccctcatggttgcctttaggatatctattgttgaggaaaccccttcgcagtgatgtccgtcccgatgaaaatcctagattaggtcccttgagatagttgttttagggacgtaaagtgaggataacgggaatgggtaatcgggatagtgtttggttggtgaaattaaatataacttatttattgtgggttgaaaaccctatatgctcaccaggatcccaagcctgacccactcagttttatttgtattacaggaagtggcacaagggcgtaagatggatggatcatcttgttgttttgtttacaagtctgtatatgtatatatttgttgaatgacttgtaatgtatatcgtttatgctttatggtctgtatcggaacatgacatcccgagttttgattatataatgaaatgcatctcttgatgaaatgctttgataaatattattttatcatgttttgttttgggaacaaattccgcaactctttcaaatcaaaaggatttactctgaaattatttaaaagcataaatgaaaatcggtattttcttgccgagattttggggatgtcacaaggaccgaaggggaagccatcacccagatatgttagccagtatccggtcaagatgaccgaaggggtaggtcgggcacccagatatgcctgacaatatatgtatgttatgtgattgtatggtatgtggtacgatgggggaactcactaagcttcgtgcttacagttttcagttttggtttcaggtactcgttttcaaaggaaaggagtcggcctGATCGTAGCGCATCACattatgttttccgcacatgagatctttaggATTACattctgatatggttttatgacaatatgttttgattattgacacttggattttgacatgagatattaatatgaatgtttctgtactgatggttttatataataacttaattaaaacgaaatttttggccttgagtTTTGTGATGTTACAAGTTGTGGCTTCAATcttgtgttttgttttttttcttgctGCCTACGACAATTAATAACAAACActtttttataataatataagtagaTACATAAAAATGATCCCTAAAATTTTGGAGGCCATGTATCATCGTCCATGCTGCCCTACCCATTAATACGACCCTGGATGTGGGTAAAAACCATGTCTATGGAGTGGCTTCCAATAAAAAGAGATTAAATGAGCATCTTTGTTGTCATATATCATGTCCTTGAGACTATCCTAAATGGAGTCAGACGAAACACCTTTCTTCAAGGTCTGACAACTTATTTTGAGATAGTGTCATAAATCCAAACTTAAAAGAAGAAAATACTTTTGGGGCTACTACAAATAAATAGGGAAAAAGTCGCTTAtagacaaatttttttttttgggggggggggggggggggtattccAAAATTTAGTCACAAAAACAAGAAATTCCGGCTATAGACATGCATTCTGCGGAGCACCCTCTACGGGCTCCACGAACAGACAAAATCTCCTCAAAATGGGGGTATTTTCGTAATTTCCCCTCCCCTCTTTGTAAAAAACAAGTCTCCTCTGTGGTCCCCATGTTTCCTCTTCGACTTCCATTCTCTGTTTGTGTCTCCGTGTCGGCTCAAAGGTTCGATTTTCCGGTGATATCGTCTTCAACCTCATCATTTTCCGACAACAATGAGTTCAACCACGTCATTTTCTGGTAACAACGACTTCAACCATGAATTTCCAGCGCCGATGGAGCGGAATTTCCCCAACATTTTCGCCGATGGATACGGCTCCCGGGTAATTTTCAAGTTCCCCTCTTTAGATTAATGTCGTATTGTTTAGATTTAAGATTAAAATGTTATGAAAATGCAATTGATAACCTGCAAACTTATATATATTTTCTATTCCAAACTCATATAAATTTTCTTCTTAGACCGTATTTACTGCCACAGTTTCTTCCTGTAGACACTCTTCAAGATTGTAAACTCATAAAATGTTCTCAACATTTTATGGTACACTCTTGTCAACCGCTTCTGTTTGTTCGACCcatccctcaaacacctccaaataCAAATGCACAATCTCCTTCGTTTTAGACATTCCGTTTCTGAGTTGATGAACATCTGTTTCATCTACTATATTCATAACATGTCCATGAACCAAGTGTTGAAATGACAATGATATATTACTAATCAACATATTAGCCTTAGTTTTAACCAAAAACAATATTCGACAGTCAAAATTAGGCGGAACCAGTAAACCTAAGTTGTTAAACTTGCTCTAACGTAAGTGTTAATTCCATTACTCAACTGCCAAAAACCCCCgtacataaaataacaaaattcaTACTTTCTTTGAAAATAATTTCACCCCTACAACTGATGGATTTTtgaaaatagataaaaaaaatcctTTATATCACAAAAAACCGTCACTAATACCCTTCTAGCGTTCCATTCTGCGGAGAGGTTAACGCCTCCGTGGAGCCCTCGTCACAACCTCCGCAGAGGATTTAATGAACGTGAAAAACAATCACTCCACGGAGGGTTTAATGTCTCCGCGGAGGGATCTTTACGGATATCTATATAATACACATTTCTTTGATCCACAGATATTTCGGCATTCCGCGCAGCTCGTAGAGGGGTGCTCCGCGGAATGCATGTCTATAGCCGAAATTTCGTGTTTTTGTCACTAAATTTTGAAATATCTCCCCAAAAACTGTCTTTAGGTGTCTTTTTCCCAAATAAATTCTTGTAAGTTAATTTTCTTATGATATTAAGCAAGGGcgagcaaaaaccgaaccgatAAAAAAAACTCGGCCAAACTGCAACAAACCGAAACCGATGCAAAAACCGCGAATGCGTATTTAATTTTAGCAAAAACTGAAGTTATTTGTACGGTATGGTTTTTATCTAGAAACCGGTCCATCAAAACTGAACTGCGCCGCTAGTGTATTAACATTAAATCACTCATTTATATTATATACAATTATACATGTTGTTTAAAAGACTAATAAATATTTCTGTATTATACGTTGAATTTTACATACTTAGGTTTAACAATAAAGGATTTGAAAACTTTAAAAAGAAGCCACACAGGTATGTTTGTGAATCAGTAGGAGTTTCATAATGTGTTTATCATAATGTGTTTATGATTTTTTTAGTAGTGTttttatatgttggaagtaggtacttTAAATGGAAATGTAAGACTAACCATCGGTTTTAGTATAGGGCATACAGTGGCCTGCGCAACTCTGATTTTTCCAGATGTAGTGCGgaatttttcgattttttttctattattgtGTAATCCCTGACTTTCCCATACAACCCCTATTATGAAATCTTGCGTCCGTCATGAGTAATGGAACCAAAATGTATCAATCCTTTATCTTGGATGATGGTACTGGAAATATATAATGTCATTGTACTCTTTATTTTCCACTTAATATGCCAAAACAAAAGAAAGGTTATAGCTTTACCATACTTATTACtcttttcgtcccaaaattatagttcatctttcctttttagtttgtttcaaaataatagtctatttctaaaaataaataacatttttaccaaaatactcttcATTATTACTTATCAACTAAGCATTTAAttgaacattaaatgcaaagtaaggacataactgtcattttattatataatattaatggtaattaatgtttttattaatttgtgtgttttttgtctgtagaCATTAATATTGAGACGGAGGGAGTATTTCAAACATCTTTTCAATTGTTTGTGTAACGACATGGGCAGCAAGCCCGTTTGTCCAAATGGAATAGAAAAAATAAGTTTCGGACCTTGGGCTGCAAATGAAGtaaccaaaattaaaaaaaaaaaaaaaccgcaccCATGTTTGACTCATGTTAAAACCGACACTGAAACAATACAAACCGAAACCGCAATACCGAGCCACTCAAAAACCGCACCCAACGGATTTTAGAATGCAAAAACCGCACCTTGcggtttgcggttcggttttgTCCTAAACCGCACCATGCTTACAAATACTTTAATTATTCTGATTAATTCTTTATTTAAATATACAAGTAATATGGTTCACAGATTTGTCCTAATCCTTTAAGTAAACTTGTTTAGTCAAAAACACTAGTAACATCCGAGTCTAAAGATCTGTCTAACACATTAATTAAAGACGACCACAATCATAATCTACATGCACACTCGGGTTGTGGAAGAGAAGAAACAGGAACACAATACAAATAAGCCTCTTTACAAGTGAAGAGGTTCCCATTACCATACCCGTGAGGTACGTCTGCAAAGATAATCGAACTACCCTCATTCTTCGTACTTTTACATAGAGATTAAACGCTTCTTCCACATTGTCCAAACCCTTTTCAGCCATGTTCCTAGCCAACACCACCGCATCTTCTAACCCTGCTGAACCACCTTGCCCTAGAAACGGACCCATCACATGCATAGCGTCCCCAGCAACTGTCACTCTTCCATTACAAAACGTCCCCCTTAGCAAGTCCCATGGTGCACGATATCTTAAATGTGTAAAAGACAATGAATTTGCATCTGCTATTTCAATCATTTCTTTAATTTCTTCGGGAAAATCACCTAACAACTCCAAGGTTGATTGTCGTATTGCCTCTGGATCTTCCCAGATTCTTTCATCTATTATGATAATTGAAGAAAATCGAAATGAGCAAATGTAATTGAGGATTAAAAATGAAGCAAAGTTTACTCGGAAACATGTAACAAACCACCTCCGGGAACATTAGGTTGCGGACAAAACCAGTAGACCAAGTTATTATCAATTGGAACTCTTCCGACAAGATTGTTGTCTTTTGTGATACGATAAAGCTCATACTCAAACGAATGACCATTTGGGTAGTTTGATAAACCTCTAACGCTACGTAAGGGGAACATCTTGGTAGGCTTGAGATTAAGGAATTCAGCAACGATGGATTTGGCTCCATCGCAACCAATTACAGCCTACAAATACGAAAAAGTATTGTCATTCTTACTGAATCAATAAAATTGCCATTAAAACAAATCAATTGTAGTTCTTGTACTCAATAAAGTTAACACCTTAGCGATAATGGAGCTTCCATCAATGAAACGAAGAATCGGTCTTGTAGTTTTCGGGTCCAATTTTATGGATTCAAGCTCGCATCCAAACTTGACAGTGGCCGGTGGAAGTGCAGCATATAGAGCGTCTAGAAGATCCTTCCTTTTCAAGGAACGACTTTCGCCTTTCCTAACAAACGATAAAAATTGCATGCCATAAAAATGAACAAAATGATTTAAACCAAGATTGAGTAACATACATCGGCATTACTTGTTGCTTCATCCCATCAAGTAACACCATTCGTTCCCTGGGCATGGCCGAGAATATTAGAGTATGACAATAAGATCAGTTATGAACATGATATTTGAGGTAGAGAATCATTAGAAACACCTACAAATATACAATTGGTTGAATTTATCTTACGAATTGATTATAGAATATTAGCTCGATTTGGTTTTGTTGAAAGAGAGAAAAATACGAGATACCTAAGAATAGGGAAACCGGTGCGGCGGAGAACGTCGGCGACGCCAAGCTGATCCAGAGCACGCCAGCCATTTCGGAGGATTCCGATTGCTGTTCCGGTGGTGTTCCTTAAATTTTCTGATCTCTCGAATACTAAACTCTTAATTCCCTTCTTGTGAAGAGCGAGGGCTGTCGCTAATCCACAAATCCCCGCTCCGATTATAATCACCAAATTACTATCCATCCCCACTTCTCCCATCTCCTACTTCTCTTTTCTAAAAGGTGTTATCCCCAAAAGTTTGCAAACTTCTAtaaacattttctttttaattttttttgttttataaatagTTCAATTTGGCAATGGTCCACAatgattgatatatatatatatatatatatatatatatatatatatatatatatatatatatatatatatatatatatatatatatatatatatatatatatatatatatatatatatatatatatatatatatatatatggaaaagtgaatatacccatAAGGGTATATAAGGTTAGGTACCCTTAACCTCAAAACTACGTAGTTTCGGATTAAATttctcaaaatatatatatatatatatatatatatatatatatatatatatatatatatatatacatcggAAATGAAGTTTATCAAGCCCCCAATCAATTCTTCGTCTTTAGCTCTTCTGTGTTAGCTCGTATCAACCAACAGGTGAGGTGATCGTTGGGGATTTGAGTTAACATCCGATTATTTGATCATCCAACAGGTATTTCGATCCCACACACATGTTTTCGGTTTTTTTTCTTGGGTTCAAGAGGCACAATCATCCATCGTTCCAATGAGTTCTCTATCTAGCCCTCGGCAAATCAATTGACTAGATACTTACACTTGCAGGTGCATCAGGGTGAATGTGATGATGGTGGACGAAGTAAAGGGAGATGATGATACTGTTAATAATATCAtcatcaagaagaagaaaaggGTGTTCTTTTTGGATGTAAACCCAATCTGTTATGATGGTAGCACCCCGAGTTTACACTCTTTTGCTCACTGGATTTTCCTTTTCTTCTCCGAAGTCAGCCTTACAGACCCTGTTATTGTCGTAAGCACCACCTCTCTCCATTACGTTTCTATGCCAAATTTTAAGCCCAACAGGCCAATTGTTTTATCTCAATGAGAGTTTGGTCGTTTTAGATAACTCAGTGATTTAAGTCAAAATCTTTGGATTTTAAGGTATCTGAAAGACTTTTTGGAAGCAATCTTATCAAATATAGCTCTTTTTTCTGGCAGAGAAGTAGAAGAAGTGCACTGTAATCTTCAGTTGATTGCTAAGCTATTGTAGTATTTTATCCATATGTTTTAGTTGATTTCAGCAATAGTTTATGCACCCTTATGAATATTGAGCTCATTTCATTATTAATGGAATCTCGCTAGGCTGCTGTAGTACTATATCCATTCAACAAGTGTGATCCACTCTCTAATTTAAGACTTAGTAAGTATACACTTTCTCTTGATGATGTGACTCATGAAAAGATTGAGTTGTTGTTAATGAAACTATTTTAAAGAGGGTATTTCTTACAGAAATATCTTGTTTATAGGATGCATTTTGGGTGATGAAGCAGATGGTGTTCCTAGAATTCAACATCTGGTGCCTGGTTTTGGCATGAAAACTGCCTTAAAACTTATAAAGAAAATTGTCCTGCTTCTGCAATACCTGTGGTTTTTAATGCTTTGAAATTATTTGTATTGCAGGGATGTTAACGTTAGGATACATGAAGAGTGGTTGCATAAGAGACACAAACAGAACGATTCAGAAATTATATCAAGCTTCCTTGATTTATTGGGGGAAACTCGTTGTTCCAAAGCTCACTGGATTCATATCTAGCCCTTGTGAAACTTTCTCTGTGTAGGTATGAACACTTCAAGTTCTCTTTTTTCCTCTGTTTTTATCATCTTATTGAAGCTTCCTTATTTTGGAATGGAATCCTTCCAGTATTAAGTTCAAACCCTTTTCaaccttcttcttcattttcCATCCATTAATTTTTAAGAATTTGTTTTTCAGGCTCTTGGAGTCCCTGTTCACCATGATGTATATCAGATTAGAGCATCCCATATACCACCTAGAAAACTGGTTTATTGACCCATCAAGGAATTAAAGCCAAGATAGCCATTAAATGGGGAAAGCCTCATTTCCTTTACTTTTTGTATTAAGttcagttgttttttttttttgtttttttttgttttttctgttGAAGT is a window of Lactuca sativa cultivar Salinas chromosome 1, Lsat_Salinas_v11, whole genome shotgun sequence DNA encoding:
- the LOC111913467 gene encoding monooxygenase 1 isoform X2; the encoded protein is MGEVGMDSNLVIIIGAGICGLATALALHKKGIKSLVFERSENLRNTTGTAIGILRNGWRALDQLGVADVLRRTGFPILRERMVLLDGMKQQVMPMKGESRSLKRKDLLDALYAALPPATVKFGCELESIKLDPKTTRPILRFIDGSSIIAKAVIGCDGAKSIVAEFLNLKPTKMFPLRSVRGLSNYPNGHSFEYELYRITKDNNLVGRVPIDNNLVYWFCPQPNVPGDERIWEDPEAIRQSTLELLGDFPEEIKEMIEIADANSLSFTHLRYRAPWDLLRGTFCNGRVTVAGDAMHVMGPFLGQGGSAGLEDAVVLARNMAEKGLDNVEEAFNLYVKVRRMRVVRLSLQTYLTGMVMGTSSLVKRLICIVFLFLLFHNPSVHVDYDCGRL
- the LOC111913467 gene encoding monooxygenase 1 isoform X1, producing the protein MGEVGMDSNLVIIIGAGICGLATALALHKKGIKSLVFERSENLRNTTGTAIGILRNGWRALDQLGVADVLRRTGFPILRERMVLLDGMKQQVMPMKGESRSLKRKDLLDALYAALPPATVKFGCELESIKLDPKTTRPILRFIDGSSIIAKAVIGCDGAKSIVAEFLNLKPTKMFPLRSVRGLSNYPNGHSFEYELYRITKDNNLVGRVPIDNNLVYWFCPQPNVPGGDERIWEDPEAIRQSTLELLGDFPEEIKEMIEIADANSLSFTHLRYRAPWDLLRGTFCNGRVTVAGDAMHVMGPFLGQGGSAGLEDAVVLARNMAEKGLDNVEEAFNLYVKVRRMRVVRLSLQTYLTGMVMGTSSLVKRLICIVFLFLLFHNPSVHVDYDCGRL
- the LOC111913467 gene encoding monooxygenase 1 isoform X3, which produces MLLNLGLNHFVHFYGMQFLSFVRKGESRSLKRKDLLDALYAALPPATVKFGCELESIKLDPKTTRPILRFIDGSSIIAKAVIGCDGAKSIVAEFLNLKPTKMFPLRSVRGLSNYPNGHSFEYELYRITKDNNLVGRVPIDNNLVYWFCPQPNVPGGDERIWEDPEAIRQSTLELLGDFPEEIKEMIEIADANSLSFTHLRYRAPWDLLRGTFCNGRVTVAGDAMHVMGPFLGQGGSAGLEDAVVLARNMAEKGLDNVEEAFNLYVKVRRMRVVRLSLQTYLTGMVMGTSSLVKRLICIVFLFLLFHNPSVHVDYDCGRL
- the LOC111913467 gene encoding monooxygenase 1 isoform X4, with amino-acid sequence MPRERMVLLDGMKQQVMPMKGESRSLKRKDLLDALYAALPPATVKFGCELESIKLDPKTTRPILRFIDGSSIIAKAVIGCDGAKSIVAEFLNLKPTKMFPLRSVRGLSNYPNGHSFEYELYRITKDNNLVGRVPIDNNLVYWFCPQPNVPGGDERIWEDPEAIRQSTLELLGDFPEEIKEMIEIADANSLSFTHLRYRAPWDLLRGTFCNGRVTVAGDAMHVMGPFLGQGGSAGLEDAVVLARNMAEKGLDNVEEAFNLYVKVRRMRVVRLSLQTYLTGMVMGTSSLVKRLICIVFLFLLFHNPSVHVDYDCGRL